The Lysobacter panacisoli genome includes a window with the following:
- a CDS encoding ketosynthase: MNASAPRNAAAPVLAIVLAVAYPLLAHWASHDGGGVPAAIAMADLMALVLVAPMLHGQVWAWALASVSAAALVWVAQTPFAQMLLLAPPMLFVGLVAWMFARSLRAPREALITRIVAAMERCEPAELPRELYRYSRRLTASWAILLAVLALANGALAMIAVPDGVLARLGHTPPVSIGQEAWSLFANLLNYGIVGGFFVGEYAMRRHLFPHRPYRHFFDFLRQMAALGPRFWRGLFD, translated from the coding sequence GTGAACGCTTCCGCCCCGCGCAACGCCGCGGCACCCGTGCTCGCCATCGTGCTGGCGGTGGCCTATCCGCTGCTCGCGCACTGGGCCAGCCACGACGGCGGCGGCGTGCCGGCGGCGATCGCGATGGCCGACCTGATGGCGCTGGTGCTGGTCGCGCCGATGCTGCACGGACAGGTCTGGGCCTGGGCGCTGGCGTCCGTGTCGGCGGCGGCCCTGGTATGGGTGGCGCAGACGCCGTTCGCGCAGATGCTGCTGCTGGCGCCGCCGATGCTGTTCGTAGGCCTGGTCGCGTGGATGTTCGCGCGCAGCCTGCGAGCGCCGCGCGAGGCGCTGATCACCCGGATCGTGGCTGCGATGGAGCGCTGCGAACCGGCCGAATTGCCGCGCGAGCTGTACCGCTATTCGCGACGCCTGACCGCGTCGTGGGCGATCCTGCTGGCGGTGCTCGCGCTCGCCAACGGCGCGCTGGCGATGATCGCCGTGCCCGACGGCGTGCTCGCCCGGCTCGGCCACACCCCGCCGGTGAGCATCGGCCAGGAGGCGTGGTCGCTGTTCGCCAACCTGCTGAACTACGGCATCGTCGGCGGCTTCTTCGTCGGCGAATACGCGATGCGCCGCCACCTGTTCCCGCACCGCCCGTACCGGCACTTCTTCGACTTCCTGCGGCAGATGGCCGCGCTCGGCCCGCGCTTCTGGCGGGGCCTGTTCGACTGA
- a CDS encoding phosphopantetheine-binding protein has translation MSEQSPVERELAQLLVSSLNLEDVTPEQIDPEAALFGEGLGLDSIDALELALAISGKYGFQLRSDSDENRRIFASLRALAAHIEQRRAA, from the coding sequence ATGTCTGAACAAAGCCCCGTCGAACGCGAACTGGCGCAGCTGCTGGTGTCGAGCCTCAACCTCGAGGACGTGACGCCCGAGCAGATCGACCCCGAGGCGGCGCTGTTCGGCGAAGGCCTGGGTCTGGACTCGATCGACGCCCTGGAGCTGGCCCTGGCCATCTCCGGCAAGTACGGCTTCCAGCTGCGCTCCGACAGCGACGAGAACCGCCGCATCTTCGCCTCGCTGCGCGCCCTGGCCGCGCACATCGAGCAACGCCGCGCCGCCTGA
- a CDS encoding NAD(P)/FAD-dependent oxidoreductase yields the protein MTESASATGPARTPAELNTPPAEPAHLDTDVLVVGGGPAGTTAATLLARKGWKVLLLEKDAHPRFHIGESLLPMNLPILERLGVLEQVKEIGTFKPGAEFPIVDEHGMPATGDDYNTFRFDRALNPRFGYAYQVKREEYDQLLFRNAQASGVDARERHKVERVDFGADGWPSIVHARDADGVALTVRARYIVDASGRDTLFGNQLKLKKKNTLHQSAAIFSHFTGVERRAGEDAGNITVQRFAHGWMWLIPLREGVMSVGAVCFPEYLKTRRGENEAFLMKTLESEPQVRKRMQEAQRVAPVHVTGNYSYTCTRMHGPGWVMVGDAYAFVDPVFSSGVYLGMNSAEQAAQVVDGALRDPSSESRLQREMDTRLRRGLKHFQWFIYRFTTPVMRHLFNHPRNVWQVEQAVISMLAGDVFDNPAVLRRLRLFRFIYTMTAISMAPQALRGWLRRRRQVGVDVGLAGNADTLQPGPETRS from the coding sequence ATGACCGAATCCGCTTCTGCGACCGGGCCGGCCCGAACCCCGGCCGAGCTGAACACGCCCCCGGCCGAACCCGCCCACCTCGACACCGACGTGCTCGTGGTCGGCGGCGGCCCCGCCGGCACCACCGCCGCCACCCTGCTCGCCCGCAAGGGCTGGAAGGTGTTGCTGCTGGAGAAGGACGCGCATCCGCGCTTCCACATCGGCGAATCGCTGTTGCCGATGAACCTGCCGATCCTCGAACGCCTCGGCGTGCTGGAACAGGTGAAGGAGATCGGCACGTTCAAGCCCGGCGCCGAATTCCCGATCGTCGACGAGCACGGCATGCCCGCCACCGGCGACGACTACAACACCTTCCGCTTCGACCGCGCGCTCAACCCGCGCTTCGGCTACGCCTACCAGGTCAAGCGCGAGGAGTACGACCAGCTGCTGTTCCGCAACGCGCAGGCCAGTGGCGTGGATGCGCGCGAGCGGCACAAGGTAGAGCGCGTCGATTTCGGCGCCGACGGGTGGCCGTCGATCGTGCACGCGCGCGATGCGGATGGCGTCGCCCTCACGGTGCGTGCGCGCTACATCGTCGACGCCAGCGGTCGCGACACGTTGTTCGGCAACCAGCTCAAGCTCAAGAAGAAGAACACGCTGCACCAGTCGGCGGCGATCTTCAGTCACTTCACCGGCGTGGAGCGCCGCGCCGGCGAGGACGCGGGCAACATCACCGTGCAGCGCTTCGCGCACGGCTGGATGTGGCTGATCCCGCTGCGCGAGGGCGTGATGAGCGTGGGCGCGGTGTGTTTCCCCGAGTACCTCAAGACGCGCCGCGGCGAGAACGAAGCGTTCCTGATGAAGACGCTCGAATCCGAACCGCAAGTGCGCAAGCGCATGCAGGAGGCGCAGCGCGTGGCACCGGTGCACGTCACCGGCAATTACTCCTACACCTGCACGCGCATGCACGGCCCGGGCTGGGTGATGGTGGGCGACGCGTACGCGTTCGTCGATCCGGTGTTCTCCTCCGGCGTGTACCTGGGCATGAACAGCGCCGAGCAGGCCGCGCAGGTCGTCGATGGCGCGCTGCGCGATCCGTCCAGCGAATCGCGCCTGCAACGCGAAATGGACACGCGCCTGCGTCGTGGCCTCAAGCATTTCCAGTGGTTCATCTACCGCTTCACCACGCCGGTGATGCGCCACCTGTTCAACCATCCGCGCAACGTGTGGCAGGTCGAGCAGGCGGTGATCTCCATGCTCGCTGGCGACGTGTTCGACAATCCGGCAGTGCTGCGCCGTCTGCGCCTGTTCCGCTTCATCTACACGATGACCGCGATCAGCATGGCGCCGCAGGCGCTGCGCGGCTGGCTGCGCCGTCGTCGCCAGGTGGGCGTGGATGTCGGCCTCGCCGGCAACGCCGACACGCTGCAGCCGGGCCCGGAGACGCGCTCGTGA
- a CDS encoding pteridine-dependent deoxygenase: protein MSAVHPLPLAPRWTVDYVDTTPEAALASEDTLAVIGFGRNAPVHDDPRYLRVALEPFGPAPLEVWRGSGPVARGRDGDLAWAEDGALQFGAIELDEREGEDGGSDIEATADRLYRRLSDVLAQRGYPHLLRVWNYLDGITLGEGDEERYRQFCVGRARGLGLVDTQTLPAATAIGRVDDARRLQVYWLASRAPGTPLENPRQISAYRYPRQYGPQPPSFARAMLPPVGSAMPLMISGTAAIVGHESQHAGSVLTQLGETLANFDSLLAAARAQWPSLPAQFGPQSHLKVYVRHVDEIEAVARELDARFGPDVPRVLLHAAVCRRELRVEIDGAHA, encoded by the coding sequence GTGAGCGCGGTTCATCCGCTGCCGCTGGCGCCGCGCTGGACGGTGGACTACGTCGACACGACGCCCGAAGCAGCGCTCGCCAGCGAGGACACGCTCGCGGTGATCGGCTTCGGCCGCAACGCGCCCGTGCACGACGATCCGCGCTACCTGCGCGTCGCGCTGGAACCGTTTGGCCCGGCGCCGCTGGAAGTCTGGCGCGGCAGCGGTCCGGTCGCGCGCGGCCGAGATGGCGACCTCGCCTGGGCCGAGGACGGCGCGCTGCAGTTCGGCGCGATCGAACTCGACGAGCGCGAAGGCGAAGACGGCGGCAGCGACATCGAGGCGACGGCCGATCGCCTGTACCGCCGCTTGTCGGACGTACTCGCGCAGCGCGGTTACCCGCACCTGCTGCGCGTGTGGAACTACCTCGACGGCATCACCCTCGGCGAAGGCGATGAAGAGCGCTATCGCCAGTTCTGCGTCGGCCGTGCGCGCGGACTCGGTTTGGTCGACACGCAGACGCTGCCGGCCGCGACCGCGATCGGCCGCGTCGACGACGCTCGCCGCCTGCAGGTGTACTGGCTCGCCTCGCGCGCGCCGGGCACGCCGCTGGAGAATCCGCGCCAGATCAGCGCCTACCGTTATCCGCGCCAGTACGGCCCACAGCCGCCGAGCTTCGCCCGCGCGATGCTGCCCCCGGTCGGCAGCGCGATGCCGCTGATGATCTCCGGCACCGCGGCCATCGTCGGCCACGAATCGCAGCACGCCGGATCGGTGCTCACCCAGCTCGGCGAAACGCTGGCGAATTTCGACAGCCTGCTCGCCGCGGCGCGCGCGCAGTGGCCGTCGCTGCCGGCGCAGTTCGGCCCGCAGTCGCACCTGAAGGTGTACGTGCGCCACGTCGATGAGATCGAGGCGGTCGCGCGCGAACTCGACGCGCGCTTCGGCCCCGACGTCCCGCGTGTGCTCCTGCATGCCGCCGTGTGTCGCCGCGAACTGCGCGTGGAGATCGACGGCGCGCACGCGTGA
- a CDS encoding SDR family oxidoreductase, translating to MDRIVIVTGGSRGIGAATALCAARSGYRVCVAYLNRQDAADAVVQEIEREGGEAMAVQADVGREADVLRLFEFVDRRFGEVTALVNNAGILERQMRVEEMDAERLTRVFNANVVGSFLCAREAVRRMSTRYGGHGGAIVNVSSVASRLGSPNEYVDYAASKAAIDTLTLGLAKEVAAEGIRVNAVRPGSIYTEIHASGGEPGRVDRVKARIPMQRGGEVDEIARAIVWLLSDEASYMTGSLVDVSGGL from the coding sequence ATGGACAGGATCGTGATCGTTACCGGCGGCAGTCGCGGCATCGGCGCGGCGACCGCGTTGTGCGCGGCGCGCAGCGGCTATCGCGTCTGCGTCGCCTACCTCAACCGACAGGATGCGGCCGATGCCGTCGTGCAGGAGATCGAGCGCGAAGGCGGCGAGGCGATGGCGGTGCAGGCCGACGTCGGGCGTGAGGCCGACGTGCTGCGGCTGTTCGAATTCGTCGATCGCCGTTTCGGCGAAGTCACCGCGCTGGTCAACAATGCCGGCATCCTCGAACGGCAGATGCGGGTGGAGGAGATGGACGCCGAGCGCCTCACGCGCGTGTTCAACGCCAACGTCGTCGGCAGTTTCCTATGCGCGCGCGAGGCGGTGCGGCGCATGTCCACGCGCTATGGCGGCCACGGCGGCGCGATCGTCAATGTGTCTTCGGTCGCGTCGCGGCTGGGATCGCCGAACGAGTACGTCGACTACGCCGCGTCGAAAGCGGCGATCGACACCCTGACGCTGGGCCTGGCGAAGGAAGTCGCCGCCGAGGGCATCCGCGTCAACGCGGTGCGTCCCGGGTCCATCTACACCGAGATCCACGCCAGCGGCGGCGAGCCCGGGCGCGTGGACCGGGTGAAAGCGCGCATCCCGATGCAGCGCGGCGGCGAAGTGGACGAGATCGCACGCGCGATCGTGTGGCTGCTCTCGGACGAGGCTTCGTACATGACCGGCAGCCTGGTGGACGTGTCGGGCGGGCTGTAG
- a CDS encoding GNAT family N-acetyltransferase: MTGDARRHDAAATLRRARLDDAAELARLSAQLGYPQQETTFASRLRRLLVSADHPVIVATDDDRTLLGFVAIEHRLMLELGERVEIVGLVVDDRARRRGIGQALVRAAEDWARELGVADVMVRSNIVRTESHPFYEGAGFTRTKTQHVYRKRL; this comes from the coding sequence ATGACCGGCGATGCGCGACGGCACGACGCGGCGGCGACGCTGCGTCGCGCGCGGCTGGACGATGCCGCCGAACTCGCGCGTCTGTCGGCGCAGTTGGGCTATCCACAGCAGGAGACGACCTTCGCATCGCGCCTGCGCCGCCTGCTCGTCTCCGCCGACCATCCGGTGATCGTCGCGACCGACGACGATCGCACGCTGCTGGGGTTCGTCGCGATCGAGCATCGCCTGATGCTCGAACTCGGCGAACGCGTGGAAATCGTCGGACTGGTCGTGGACGATCGCGCGCGCCGTCGCGGCATCGGCCAGGCGCTGGTGCGCGCGGCCGAGGACTGGGCGCGCGAACTCGGCGTGGCCGACGTGATGGTGCGTTCGAACATCGTCCGCACCGAATCGCATCCGTTCTACGAAGGCGCGGGCTTCACCCGCACCAAGACCCAGCACGTCTACCGAAAGCGGCTGTAA
- the hemB gene encoding porphobilinogen synthase: protein MSSYPHARPRRMRRDEFSRRLMRESVLTTNDLIYPVFVHERDGREPVASMPGVERLSIDELLRVAEQASELRVPALTLFGVPGDGKTADGAIAWREDGIVQRAVRALKQRFPELGVITDVALDPYTTHGQDGLIDDTGYILNDITVDALVKQALSHAQAGADVVAPSDMMDGRIGAIRGALEEAGLINTRILAYSAKYASAFYGPFRSAVGSAAALGKGNKYTYQMDPANSDEALTEVALDLDEGADMVMVKPGMPYLDIVRRVKDEFRVPTYVYQVSGEYAMLKAAAQNGWLDERMTAMEALLAFKRAGADGVLTYYALDAARWLREGA from the coding sequence ATGAGCAGCTACCCCCACGCACGCCCGCGGCGGATGCGCCGCGACGAGTTCTCGCGCCGGCTGATGCGCGAGTCCGTCCTCACCACCAACGACCTGATCTATCCCGTCTTCGTGCATGAGCGCGATGGCCGCGAACCGGTCGCTTCGATGCCAGGCGTGGAGCGCCTGTCGATCGACGAACTGCTGCGCGTGGCCGAACAGGCCAGCGAGCTGCGCGTACCGGCGCTGACGCTGTTCGGCGTGCCCGGCGACGGCAAGACCGCCGACGGCGCGATCGCATGGCGCGAAGACGGCATCGTCCAGCGCGCGGTGCGTGCGCTCAAGCAGCGCTTCCCCGAGCTGGGCGTCATCACCGACGTCGCGCTCGATCCGTACACCACGCACGGCCAGGATGGCCTGATCGACGACACGGGTTACATCCTCAACGACATCACCGTCGACGCGCTGGTGAAGCAGGCGCTCTCGCACGCGCAGGCCGGTGCCGACGTGGTCGCGCCCAGCGACATGATGGATGGCCGCATCGGCGCGATCCGCGGCGCGCTGGAAGAAGCAGGACTGATCAACACGCGCATCCTCGCCTACAGCGCCAAGTACGCCAGCGCGTTCTACGGTCCGTTCCGCAGCGCGGTGGGTTCCGCCGCGGCGCTGGGCAAGGGCAACAAGTACACCTACCAGATGGACCCGGCCAACTCGGACGAAGCGTTGACGGAAGTCGCGCTCGACCTCGACGAAGGCGCCGACATGGTGATGGTGAAGCCGGGCATGCCGTACCTGGATATCGTGCGTCGCGTGAAGGACGAGTTCCGCGTGCCGACGTACGTGTACCAGGTGTCGGGCGAGTACGCGATGCTCAAGGCCGCCGCGCAGAATGGCTGGCTCGACGAGCGCATGACCGCGATGGAAGCATTGCTCGCGTTCAAGCGCGCCGGCGCCGACGGCGTTCTGACCTACTACGCACTCGACGCAGCGCGCTGGTTGCGCGAAGGCGCATAA
- a CDS encoding sulfate/molybdate ABC transporter ATP-binding protein, whose amino-acid sequence MDLHLRQLSKRYSGVAALDGVNLDVAAGELVALLGPSGSGKTTLLRVIAGLLHPDAGQVLFGRDDATRLSLRERNVGFVFQHYALFKHMTVAENIAFGLRSRPRRRRPDKATIARRVEELLGLIQLPEFGGRYPEQLSGGQKQRVALARALAIDPTVLLLDEPFGALDAKVRVELRRWLRELHERTGQTTLFVTHDQEEALELADRIVVLREGRIEQVGTPDEIYSAPASSYVFDFIGRANVLDGRVEGGRFVLDGHALALPAEDVADGPARLFVRPHDFALGEAGSGIDARVVAAHRLADRITLELAVAGQSRPVELDSVATPGLTTPAPGSVLGLEPLRYRVYSA is encoded by the coding sequence ATGGACCTGCACCTGCGCCAGCTGAGCAAGCGCTACTCGGGCGTCGCCGCGCTCGATGGCGTGAACCTCGACGTCGCCGCGGGCGAACTGGTCGCGTTGCTCGGCCCCTCGGGTTCGGGCAAGACCACGCTGCTGCGCGTGATCGCGGGCCTGCTGCATCCCGACGCCGGCCAGGTGCTGTTCGGCCGCGACGACGCCACGCGCCTGAGCCTGCGCGAACGCAACGTCGGATTCGTGTTCCAGCACTACGCATTGTTCAAGCACATGACCGTGGCCGAGAACATCGCCTTCGGCCTGCGCAGCCGTCCGCGTCGTCGGCGTCCGGACAAGGCGACGATCGCGCGACGCGTCGAAGAACTGCTCGGCCTGATCCAGCTTCCCGAGTTCGGCGGCCGTTATCCCGAGCAGCTTTCGGGCGGACAGAAGCAGCGCGTCGCATTGGCGCGCGCGCTGGCGATCGATCCGACCGTGCTGCTGCTCGACGAACCCTTCGGTGCTCTCGATGCGAAGGTGCGCGTCGAACTGCGCCGCTGGCTGCGCGAACTGCATGAGCGCACCGGACAGACGACGCTGTTCGTCACCCACGACCAGGAAGAAGCGCTGGAGCTCGCCGACCGTATCGTCGTCCTGCGCGAAGGGCGCATCGAACAGGTCGGCACACCGGATGAGATCTACAGCGCGCCGGCGTCGTCCTACGTGTTCGACTTCATCGGCCGCGCGAACGTGCTCGACGGGCGCGTGGAGGGCGGGCGCTTCGTGCTCGACGGCCACGCGTTGGCATTGCCGGCCGAGGATGTCGCCGATGGTCCGGCGCGTCTGTTCGTGCGTCCGCACGACTTCGCGCTGGGCGAGGCGGGATCGGGCATCGATGCGCGCGTGGTCGCCGCCCACCGCTTGGCCGACCGCATCACGCTGGAGCTGGCGGTGGCGGGGCAGTCGCGGCCGGTCGAGCTGGACTCCGTCGCCACGCCGGGTCTGACCACGCCCGCGCCGGGCAGCGTGTTGGGGTTGGAACCTTTGCGGTATCGGGTGTATTCGGCGTAA
- the cysW gene encoding sulfate ABC transporter permease subunit CysW, translating into MSARSDLQEPAWLRWTLIGLAMLVMAALVVMPLLMVLGAAFGDGFKAWLEALTQPDAVAALKLTLFTVAIVVPVNAVFGMFTAWAVTRFEFRGKQLLLSLIDLPFAVSPVVAGLCLVLLFGSSGWFASLLQEHDVKILFARPGIVLATLFITFPFVVRELIPLMQQQGADEELAARSLGAGAWTMFRRVTLPNIKWGLLYGVLLCSARAMGEFGAVSVVSGHIRGLTNTLPLHIEILYNEFDSTAAFAAASLLTGLALITLILKFWLEARHGDALAKSHRRH; encoded by the coding sequence ATGAGCGCGCGCAGCGACCTGCAGGAACCCGCATGGCTGCGCTGGACGCTGATCGGTCTGGCGATGCTGGTGATGGCCGCGCTGGTGGTGATGCCGCTGCTGATGGTGCTCGGCGCGGCGTTCGGCGATGGTTTCAAGGCATGGCTGGAAGCGCTGACGCAGCCCGACGCGGTGGCGGCGTTGAAGCTCACGTTGTTCACCGTCGCGATAGTGGTGCCGGTCAATGCGGTGTTCGGCATGTTCACCGCGTGGGCGGTGACGCGCTTCGAGTTCCGCGGCAAGCAACTGCTGCTGTCGCTGATCGACCTGCCGTTCGCGGTGTCGCCGGTGGTCGCGGGTCTGTGCCTGGTGCTGCTGTTCGGTTCCAGCGGATGGTTCGCATCGCTACTGCAGGAACACGACGTCAAGATCCTGTTCGCGCGACCCGGCATCGTGCTGGCGACGTTGTTCATCACGTTCCCGTTCGTGGTGCGCGAACTGATCCCGCTGATGCAGCAGCAGGGCGCGGACGAAGAGCTCGCCGCGCGTTCGCTCGGTGCCGGCGCGTGGACGATGTTCCGGCGCGTGACGCTGCCGAACATCAAGTGGGGCCTGCTGTACGGCGTGCTGTTGTGCTCGGCGCGCGCGATGGGCGAGTTCGGCGCGGTGTCCGTGGTGTCTGGCCACATCCGCGGCCTGACCAACACGCTGCCGCTGCATATCGAGATCCTCTACAACGAGTTCGACAGCACGGCCGCATTCGCTGCGGCGTCGCTGCTGACCGGACTCGCGCTGATCACCCTGATCCTGAAGTTCTGGCTGGAGGCACGTCATGGCGACGCCCTTGCGAAATCCCACCGTCGGCATTGA
- the cysT gene encoding sulfate ABC transporter permease subunit CysT — MSTLSLPLPLARRGRRPLPGFGLSLGLGLAWLSVVVLLPLAALAIRAAGLGMDGWLRAIQDPRVQASLKLSFSASLVAALVASLAGALVAWVIVRYRFPGRRLLDALVDLPFALPTAVAGIALTAIYSANGWVGRWLEPMGIKIAYTPIGIVIALIFIGLPFAVRTVQPVLEALGHEQEEAAASLGASRLTTLRRVVLPELLPALLTGFSLAFARALGEYGSVIFIAGNLPYKTEIAPLLITIRLEEYDYAGAIAIAALLLAASFVCLLAINAIPSLFAHERKGARRDA, encoded by the coding sequence ATGTCGACCCTCTCCCTCCCGCTCCCACTCGCGCGCCGGGGCCGCCGGCCGCTGCCGGGCTTCGGCCTGAGCCTCGGCCTCGGCCTGGCATGGCTGAGCGTGGTCGTGCTGTTGCCGCTGGCGGCGCTGGCGATCCGCGCGGCGGGACTGGGCATGGACGGCTGGCTGCGCGCGATCCAGGACCCGCGCGTGCAGGCGTCGCTGAAGCTCAGCTTCAGCGCATCGCTGGTCGCGGCACTGGTGGCATCGCTGGCCGGCGCGCTGGTGGCGTGGGTGATCGTGCGCTATCGCTTCCCGGGACGACGCCTGCTCGACGCGCTCGTCGATCTGCCTTTCGCATTGCCGACCGCGGTGGCCGGCATCGCGCTGACCGCGATTTACTCGGCCAATGGTTGGGTCGGTCGCTGGCTGGAACCGATGGGCATCAAGATCGCCTACACGCCCATCGGCATCGTCATCGCGCTGATCTTCATCGGCCTGCCGTTCGCGGTGCGCACGGTGCAACCGGTGCTGGAAGCGCTCGGCCACGAGCAGGAGGAAGCGGCTGCCTCGCTCGGCGCCTCGCGCCTGACCACGCTGCGTCGCGTGGTATTGCCCGAACTGCTGCCCGCGCTGCTCACGGGCTTTTCGCTCGCATTCGCGCGCGCGCTCGGCGAGTACGGCTCGGTGATCTTCATCGCCGGCAACCTGCCCTACAAGACCGAGATCGCGCCACTGCTGATCACCATCCGCCTGGAGGAATACGACTACGCCGGCGCCATCGCCATCGCGGCCTTGCTGCTGGCCGCGTCGTTCGTGTGCCTGCTCGCGATCAACGCGATCCCGTCGCTGTTCGCGCACGAACGCAAGGGAGCGCGCCGCGATGCGTGA
- a CDS encoding sulfate ABC transporter substrate-binding protein, giving the protein MKTHLRNVLLGLTLALAAGAASAKDVELLNVSYDPTREFYADVNQRFAAQWKQQSGETLNIRASHGGSGKQARAVIDGLEADVVTLALAADIDAIATNGKLLPTDWQKRLPHNSSPYTSTIVFLVRKGNPKQIRDWGDLVKPGVAVITPNPKTSGGARWNYLAAWAWASQEYRDGDKVVDFLTRLFKNVPVLDTGARGATTTFVERGIGDVLLAWENEALLTLSDADTRAKYEIVVPSLSIKAEPPVAWVDKNIDRHGTRKQAEAYLQFLYSPEGQRLAAKHGYRPSEPDKVPAAELARFPQVKQVTIDTAFGGWKKAQAEHFADGGFFDKIYRPR; this is encoded by the coding sequence ATGAAAACCCATCTTCGCAACGTGCTGCTCGGCCTCACGCTCGCGCTCGCCGCGGGCGCGGCATCGGCCAAGGACGTGGAGCTGCTCAACGTTTCGTACGATCCCACGCGCGAGTTCTACGCCGACGTCAACCAGCGTTTCGCCGCGCAGTGGAAGCAGCAGAGCGGCGAGACGCTCAACATCCGCGCCTCGCACGGCGGTTCGGGCAAGCAGGCGCGCGCGGTGATCGACGGCCTCGAGGCCGACGTGGTCACGCTCGCGCTGGCCGCCGACATCGACGCCATCGCCACCAACGGCAAGCTGTTGCCGACGGACTGGCAGAAGCGCCTGCCGCACAACAGCTCGCCTTACACCTCGACCATCGTGTTCCTGGTGCGCAAGGGCAACCCGAAGCAGATCCGCGACTGGGGCGACCTGGTGAAGCCGGGCGTGGCGGTGATCACGCCGAACCCGAAGACCTCCGGCGGCGCGCGCTGGAACTACCTCGCCGCATGGGCCTGGGCCTCGCAGGAATACCGCGACGGCGACAAGGTGGTCGATTTCCTCACGCGCCTGTTCAAGAACGTGCCCGTGCTCGACACCGGCGCGCGTGGCGCGACCACGACCTTCGTCGAACGCGGCATCGGCGACGTGCTTCTGGCGTGGGAGAACGAAGCGCTGCTCACCTTGTCCGACGCCGACACGCGCGCGAAGTACGAGATCGTCGTGCCGAGCCTGAGCATCAAGGCCGAGCCGCCGGTGGCATGGGTCGACAAGAACATCGACCGCCACGGAACGCGCAAGCAGGCCGAGGCCTACCTGCAGTTCCTGTACTCGCCGGAAGGACAGCGCCTGGCCGCGAAGCACGGCTATCGCCCGTCCGAGCCCGACAAGGTGCCGGCCGCGGAACTCGCCCGCTTTCCGCAGGTGAAGCAGGTGACGATCGACACCGCATTCGGCGGCTGGAAGAAGGCGCAGGCGGAGCACTTCGCCGACGGCGGCTTCTTCGACAAGATCTACCGACCGCGGTGA